The Spinacia oleracea cultivar Varoflay chromosome 2, BTI_SOV_V1, whole genome shotgun sequence DNA segment ACATTCTTCTCATGCATACTATATGGATCAAGCGTAAATCTATAATGGACATCATATCCCTCCGTTATCATATGGATCAATTGCCTCAAGCTTAGCTAGTTAGCTCTATAATATAATTGCCTGTGTTGTTGTGTGGCTCTCTAGTCACTTGACTGTCACAGTCTAGAAGAAAAAAGAACCTTAATCTTTCAGAGTCGATATCAAGTGATCCGTCTTCTGTTCTTCATACCTTTGACCTTGTGCATAATGATATTATCATCGTTTGACATCTCATCTCCAATGTTTACATGATTTTTCTGTTAGCAATCGAGATAAACTCTTGCAGAACTGTTTCAGAACATAAACAAAAGATAGCTAGGTTCAACATTTTTCTTACATTTTAAAGAAAAGAGTAAGAAATTATCAGGGGTAGAATCCTGAAAATACCTCTTTATATATTCCTGATTCTCCAGCAGGTTTTGATACTTCCACAACATAATTTGTTGGTGCCACTTCAATTACATCAGCCAACAGGTTAAAAGACGAACGAAacttatattttagttgtatttGCATCGTGTTGTTACTCACCCATTCAACTGAAAGACTTGCATCCCTTGCTGCTTTCTCTATCTTTTCTATAGTTTCAGTAATTGTGTATTTTGATCCCAGCTTTATCCTGTTGTTCTTGTCGTCCTGTTTTTCAAGATACAATTAATCTAATGAGTGCAGATCTTATTAGTAAAATTTACTACTTTATTTGAGAAAATCACTAGAGAATCGTCATTAACCATATATAAGGACGCTCTTCAAATAGGGTTGACAAATCAAGGTCGCTAGACATTGCGATCAGTTGGAAGGCATTGATAAATCCTTGAGTTCCAGGAACAATTTCTTCTTCTGAACTTTCCTGAAAAAAAAAGCCTTGGCAATTAGTTAGCATGTTCATCTTTGAACCGTACATGTTTCTTGTATATGTTTATTCATTACCTTTTCAGGCTCAAAAACTGCTCGAACATCATCTGTGTAGCTTTTTCCTTGAAAGTAAATTCCTGCAGCAGGCTTATAATCTCTCTGAAACCACTCATCTTCAACAATTTCTGCTACTGTAATTCTCTGCAGAAAACAGAAGTCGAGGTTGGTAAGATCAATCTGTCGTTTTTCAGTGTCCCATACTTTTATATGAATTTAAATCCGCATAACTTTTTTGAACGGGAATTCAATAATCTTCCAATAAGTTGCTTCTGAGTTGGTGTATACAAATTTGGACATTCATACTCAACTCTCAATATCTATGCAGAGGAAACTTTGTTAGATGAAGGGTTCTTTTGTACTATCAAAAGTGTTTTACCGTTTATTTTGTGAGGGAAAATACCTTTGTGTACAAATTTAATAGATTTGGGTCAATGAATGGTAGATAACCAGTATACAACTCAAATAGATCACTCCAAAAGCCCAGACATTTGCAAATGCTCCATCGTAAGTTTTCTTGTTCATTTCATGTTAATTAgacaatattaaagttagttctttcatttcaacAATGTCGGACCATTTTATCTTATCACTTATCATACATTTATTTGATTGAAAACAATTTCCTCTTACCTCATGTGCTACATAGGTTGGAGAAGCACATGCTGTCAATAACAAACTTGCAGGCTGTAGGCATCAGTTCAGAAACTAGTAAGCGAAAACATTGGGTAAACGAATTTCACTTTGACGAAATGTAAGTATGTACCTTTTGCAATGCATTGAGTCCAAAGTCCGATACTTTGATGTTTCATTGGTTATCCAAAAGCAGGTTTTCTGTCTGCATAGTAAATGAAACATGTCAAATTGGGTCAGTCAGCTGGTTTGAGTTTTTATTTGGATCGGGCAATCTAATGGAGTTCAGAGTTCAGTATCTTTCAGCTATTCACATTACCTTTAAATCTCTGTGATACACTCCTCTGGAATGGCAGTAGTCTACTGCATCAATCAACTGCTGGAAGTATTTTCTTGTACCCTCCTCACTTAACTTCTCCAAGTAAGTCTTTACATTCGAGAATATAGAGTCAGATAAAACTAGAACCATCGAACTTCCAAGAAAACAATATATGATGATGTTATAGTTATCAAGTGTTCTTTACCAATTTGTCAGAGAGTTGTCGTCCTGCTGCATATTCCATGACTATGTGAATCTTTGTCTTTGAGCCGATATCCTGTGATCAAATAGTTAGCAAGTTAAAAACTTCATTCTTTCACCTAAAAAACATACAGAGCAAGTTTGTGTAATGAAATATGAGCACTTGCCTCGTGTATCCTTAAAATGTTCGGATGATTCAACAGCTTCAtcattctgatttctctctGCACCTGTTTTAGCAAACATGTCCATCAGCTCTATATATATTATGATGAACTCCCTAAGTATGACGTGATTTTCAAAAGGTAACTAATGCATCAAATTCACGTTCCTTTTAAAAATATCTTATTTGGCTGGAATCTAGTAGCACAAAGAGATTTCCTAGGAATAGGAACCTTAACTGATAAAGTTAGAGATGTCAAAGACTGGACATGGTATCTAAACATATAGCGGAATCGTTTCTCATTAGTTCACTTTGTGTCATTTGTTGTTACTTGTTATATTGTAGAATACATTCAATTGGAGAGGTATATCATGAAGAACATGGAGTAGGATACTGTGGTATGCTGTCCATGAGAGTATCTTCTATTGTGGTTTAGTGTAAGGTAATACTTATTCGTTTTCTAAATTGTTTAGTCTTAACACGTTTTTCAGCCGAGTATTTCAAGTAGTACTGCCATTAATTCTTCTTgaaagcctattagctcaaatggtagagcaatgtgccaCGCACATATATGTAGGTTCGAGTCCTACATACGCTGCAATGATATATATGCGCTAAAAAAATAGCAATTCTAATTAAGATGCGACTCAATAGCGGAGACTAACATATGCATCGCCTCGAACAAATGAGGCGACACCATAGAGTATCATATACATCGCCTCAAATGAAGTAGGAGACTCTAAAGAGTACCAAATGAGTCGCCTCTAATGAAGTAGGCGACACCATAGATTACCATTGACATCACCTCAAACGAAACATGCGACATGATAGAGCACCATATGCTTCGGCTAAAAATACAGGCGACACCATAAAATACCATATGCGTCGCCTCAAATGAAGTAGACGACTCAAAAATATACATACAAATTCGTAAATTTCCTCTCCAGAGTCGCCTCCAACGTAAGAGGCGACACATAAACCTCCCTACAGTGTCGGGTGATAGGCGACACGTAAAGAGGGTATCTATAGAATCGCCCCCTGTGGAGTCGCCTATGAGGCGACTCTATAGGTGGTTAAGAGGCGACCCCAAAAGggttttttgtagtagtgtttgttaaatttttattgaatttttttggGTGATGTTTATTTTCGTTAGGCCATTGTTAAAATGGAAGCTATAGTGGATGTTTTGTGAGTCCACAGACACTGTATAATGGTACTAAAATGGAATATACACGGTATAATGCTCATGTAAAAGCATAAGATTAATGCCTTATCTCAAAAAATTTGGTACTAATTTTGAGGCAAGGCATGTTTATTGAATGAATGTGGGAAAATCTGCGGTTTATTTTCAGCTTTGATTAGTAGATGAATTGACTGCAATATAGTTTAAGTAGTCTTGAATTACAAAGTTTTCAACATTTGTTCTTTGGCTGAATGTGTGTGTTTTCAGGTACCTGTAGAGGTTCCTGCTGTGGAGAAGCAACGGTGGGTCCTAAACGATTTCGATATCGGAAAGCCTCTTGGCCGAGGAAAGTATGGTCATGTCTACTCTGTTTAAGAGAAGAGAGTATGCCATTTTATCTTATACTTATTTTTGTGTTACTGTttgttcaattttttattttattttttttgagggggaAAAGAAGCTAGTATATTAATTCAAAGACAAGGAGTCCATAAGTACACACGGAGCAACTTCGGAGGGACAATGATATTCCCAAACTTGTTCAACTCCAAATGGAACTAGCTTAGCGAGATGATGGGCTACACAATTTCCATCCCTACGTACATGAGACCAGTCAATAGACAAGAAATCATTACACAAATATAGAATATCATCCAACACTgagtctgttaggttatgatacatatgacaattcataaatcatgcggaaaaaccataaagccaggaaagcatattatttacacataatcatttagcatagtttagatgcatactctttgttgcgtgccttccctagctgcgcccgaaccgaacaagagcAAGTCTTTacgactccaagtgtcgtccctccgtagatagtccacagcacgtccggatccgccttaagcttgaccaattaggatcgcccttaaggtacttagaattttcggcacttattaggcaattgtatgactggatttttgctct contains these protein-coding regions:
- the LOC110796361 gene encoding uncharacterized protein, producing the protein MLSITNLQAVGISSETSKRKHWVNEFHFDEISLLHQSTAGSIFLYPPHLTSPSTCRGSCCGEATVGPKRFRYRKASWPRKVWSCLLCLREERFVRKVYLWYENDFKKNGYVVVLPRMAFLFSSENEYDCRNFLV